The following proteins come from a genomic window of Halorussus halophilus:
- a CDS encoding alpha/beta hydrolase, translating to MRTELHPEAAAVVEEIEAAGVPEWSAMSVESARRVEDEVFSGGNPPEVAFVRDLSIPGSNTEIPVRVYHDDPDEQAPVLVYYHGGGWVLGTLDSIGGVCRRLARRGECVVVSVDYRLAPENTFPAAVDDAYAAVEWVVENAETFGGDPEKVAVGGTSAGGNLATVTALRTRETDEANVAHQFLFYPITDYAFDTDSYAENGEGPLLTERDMRWFWDHYLRSEVDGANPYASPLRAPDLSGVPPATVLTCGFDPLRDEGVAYVERLREADVEVSHDHHPDMPHGFLSMSESVGVADEALEAVGETLRNL from the coding sequence ATGCGCACGGAACTCCATCCGGAGGCGGCCGCCGTGGTCGAGGAAATCGAGGCGGCGGGCGTCCCGGAGTGGTCTGCCATGTCGGTCGAGTCGGCCCGTCGGGTCGAAGACGAGGTGTTCTCAGGTGGGAATCCGCCCGAGGTCGCGTTCGTCCGGGACCTCTCGATTCCCGGTTCGAATACAGAGATTCCAGTTCGAGTCTACCACGACGACCCTGACGAGCAAGCGCCAGTGCTGGTCTACTACCACGGCGGCGGCTGGGTGCTGGGCACGCTGGACTCCATCGGGGGCGTCTGCCGCCGACTGGCCCGTCGCGGAGAGTGCGTCGTCGTCTCGGTGGATTACCGACTCGCACCAGAGAACACCTTTCCGGCCGCCGTGGACGACGCCTACGCGGCCGTCGAGTGGGTCGTCGAGAACGCAGAAACGTTCGGCGGCGACCCGGAGAAGGTCGCGGTCGGTGGTACCAGCGCAGGCGGAAATCTGGCAACCGTGACGGCGTTGCGGACCAGAGAGACAGACGAAGCGAACGTCGCCCACCAGTTCCTCTTCTATCCGATTACCGACTACGCCTTCGACACCGACTCGTACGCGGAAAACGGCGAGGGACCGCTCCTCACCGAGCGCGACATGCGCTGGTTCTGGGACCACTACCTCCGGAGCGAGGTGGACGGCGCGAACCCCTACGCGTCACCCCTTCGAGCACCGGACCTTTCGGGCGTCCCGCCTGCGACGGTCCTTACCTGCGGATTCGACCCACTGCGCGACGAGGGCGTCGCCTACGTAGAGCGCCTGCGCGAGGCGGACGTGGAGGTCTCCCACGACCACCATCCCGACATGCCACACGGCTTTCTCAGTATGAGCGAGTCGGTCGGCGTGGCAGACGAGGCGTTGGAGGCAGTCGGAGAAACACTGCGAAATCTGTAG
- a CDS encoding RNA-binding domain-containing protein, whose product MIYSIDLQITAPVRDTELSDRVEDAITNIFPGADVEERHGELLAEVHAVDHFSQLLHEQTILDTARGEFFGNRDGDTFTFDLKKQAAFQGVVNFAVGNPDELGDIHVRVRVEDPTVEEFVDFIAPPTQDGKPITDE is encoded by the coding sequence ATGATTTACAGCATCGACCTCCAGATTACCGCGCCCGTTCGCGACACCGAACTCAGCGACCGAGTCGAAGACGCCATCACCAACATCTTTCCCGGCGCTGACGTGGAAGAACGCCACGGCGAACTGCTCGCGGAGGTCCACGCGGTAGACCACTTCTCGCAACTGCTCCACGAACAGACAATTCTGGACACCGCTCGCGGTGAGTTCTTCGGCAACCGAGACGGGGACACGTTCACTTTCGACTTGAAGAAACAGGCGGCGTTCCAAGGCGTCGTCAACTTCGCAGTCGGCAACCCCGACGAACTAGGCGACATTCACGTTCGCGTCCGCGTCGAAGACCCGACCGTCGAAGAGTTCGTAGACTTCATCGCGCCGCCGACTCAGGACGGGAAACCAATTACGGACGAGTAG